In Capsicum annuum cultivar UCD-10X-F1 chromosome 8, UCD10Xv1.1, whole genome shotgun sequence, the genomic window GAAGTCCACAGAGTGTGTAAAACATTGTTGACACAGAGATACCAGCAAATGTAGCTTTCTTCATGGTCTTATTTTCTGGTGGATGGGATTTCAGTGTGTCCTGTTGAATTTCAGTTgggaaaaaaaaaacatgtattaAGTGGACTGGAAAAGTCTTTTAAACTGAAACAAAGTGGTTGTTAAAACAAAAGTGCTTTGCCTGAATTTCAATAAGAACATTAGAGAAAGCATAGGCAAAGGCAATATCTCCTAGAGCAGAGAAGGTGTTCCACATCTTTTGTGTGCCTGACAAATCTTTTCCAACTGTTGTCCCTGTTAAGCTTGTGTTTCCACTTACTCCTTCCTCTTCCCATGTCAAATTACAAAAAAAACATTAGCGAAATCGAAGAAAAGGGAACAAGGCATGAGAAGGAAATAATGTGGAAAATGGTAACTAACTTGCAATCATGGCAATGGAGAGACCAAGTCCAATGAAGGAATAAGCAAAGGACATAACAGCAGCAATGATGGAAAGAAATGAAAGCCTGTGAAAATTTGGTATTTGGCATAGAAGGATTTGCAAAACACCAAATATaattatgaatggattgttggaCTCATGACAATCAGCATCATGACCATTCTTATGAAAGCAATTTGATCTTCCAATTGCCCTGATAAATAGAGAAACAAAGAAAATTAATCATGAAGAATTAGGATTGTTcacaaaacaaatagaaaattACTAATTGCTTACCCCATGCTAATGGATGTGGTGATTGCATATCCAATGGTGACACCAACAAGGTTACCATATTGAGCTAATCCACAAAGCTGGACTTTCCTTCCTCCTGTGTCGAGACAAGTAAAATTTTCATGTATTCTTTGCTAGTTATACATGTATTTTTAATAGGTTCATATGCTATTTTTCTCCATTCAAATGACTATTTAGAGTCCGTTTTATTTTAAATGAACTCAATTTTAGTAATTTTTGGACTTAAAACTCTGTGGACTcatttgatagagtgtataagataatactgaatatgtTGTATTAGTAATAGTGGGAATAGTGATACTggaattatttatttatgcagtgtttggtttgatgcattgaaagcaatatgtattgttatattttaaaaagaatattgtttgtttacaaaaataccctcgacATATTATAATTGTGTACTTTTTTTGTAaaagtttattattctttttttttaaataaaaaaaaaagttataactaattatttactttagaattttaagatttaatcatccacttacaaaattatttttttattatcttttctttgtttgttcatCATTTGCTTGTTGTTCCCACTTTGTGTTGTTTTTAAGTTGGAGGGAGGTACGTATAACTTTTGGATGAGAcaataatatgattattaataaaaaattatattttatagagtattaaaactaagtagaaaaattatttttatttatgaatatcctatttacaaaattaaaacttgtatgcaatttgtttttggattttgaccaataaatatttttttgagttaatggaatagtttttttataactaaaattatttggagggatattattattttgataaattgaaaagaaataactcatattatataaattgaaaaagatttagaaaaaaattaaagaaatttgaggacatttttgtaaataataataaaatttgtaaactaatttatttgaataaatttattagtacaaatataaaaaataaaattaagaaaataaaaaaatatttaagagaatttGAGGGATATTCTTGTTTTTACACATACTAATCCCATGGTATTAAAActcatgtattactaataccaccatATGTGATGTATTAGAAATACACCCTATAATATCAtgtagagtgtataactaatacatgatattagtaatacattGATCCAAAATCCGTATTTATTAATTAATACCACACTTAATACATGGACTATTTCTCCTAATACGGCCTATCAAATGACCCCTGTATGTCCTTCATGTTAAGATTCAACCACAAAATTATCAAAGTACGAAAACTGATCAATAAAAAATCCACCCAAGTGCATCTTTGGCTACGTTAATTGAATTGAAAAGCCAAAAGACAAAAGTAATTCTTCCGCTCCATTTTATGTGTTACTCTTTTTTATCTGTCTGTTTAAAAAAAAGAtactactacttttatatctagCATCACTTGATTTTAAACTGCATATTTTATAGTACTTAATGGGAACCATTCTTTAGCAACGCAAATATCATGACATACATAgcaaaaatcacaaatttcaaaaaCGTAATTGTCGTATTAACAAagttttaaaatcttattttgtCACAAAAATTGAAACCGAAGAAATAGTCAAAAAGAATTGGGGCGGCATAATTCAGGGAGAAATataatgaaagaagataagtaaATCATAAATGAAATTTTCCATCCATATCACCAACAATGGCTTTATATGCAAAAATACTCAAATAGTCATTAATGGTTCACAACCAACAACCACTTTCTTATGTTCTTTTGTTTTCCTGGGAAATTGACGTGTACCAGATTTATATTggcaaaggaaaaaaaaatggaacacagctatatttttatttattctctctTGAATTATCTCGAAGGTGTGAACTGAATTTGGTTATATACACAAATAAGTTTAaccacttctctttttttttttttctagtaagggcAATTTGGTAATTTAATTACATCCTGCTAACAACATATAGTTTTGCGTTACGTTTAAATATTatcatttgaaataaattgaaaaatgatttcatgtttcttttttttaatcctaACAATCAttaaattgttggattttgtGCATATATGAGATACGTGGCATTTGAATATATGGTGACCACAATCAAGACCTACAAATATATTGTCAAACCGTTACTAAATAATCTTAAGAAAACATAGATgtttttaactcaaaaactaaagtaaactaaactaaactaaactaaaggTATAATTATCAATGAACATTTCAGGGGACACAACATAAATCCTGACTAGTTCAACTCGAAAATGTATCTCaagtaacaacaaaaaaaatccaCTGCCTCGAGAGACGCGCAACTCAAAACTTTAAATGTCACACATCCAACACACAAATATTAAATACGTTCAACATAAGATTTATGATGTGTTGGAAATGAAAACAACACAAGcaagtatatttattttcataccatattcagtattatacTATAACTTAAACTCATACCTAGATGGGCTCGAACAGCATCCATATAGGTGTAGTTGCGCAAACCATCGGGGGCACGATAGCAATCGGCAAGGAGGAGAGAATTGAACCATGTTATAGCTGAGAAAGCAACGAGAGCAACTGGTCCAGCTATCCAACCCAACTGTGCTGTAGCCCATGCCAAAGATAACACTCCTGATCCTATCACTGCTGTTATGATATGGGCACTTGCAGTCAACACCGTTCCTACAAGTTCAGACAATTAACTAACCAGAAATTAAAATCACTTACTACCTTTTAAATCTTAGGAATCAACTTGTAGACATGAAAGAATACTGTTCATTAGTTTAACCAGATGAGAAGAATTCACAGAGTCAATTCCCATTTctttggttcttttttttttccttccatCCTCTACTTTTTTGAAGCAATCTTCACTTGCACcctttttacttgtcttttttttttttttgttgaaaaaaaaataaaaaattccttgtccttttttcttttctatgcATTCGAAGAAAATTTATCATAACAATGATGTCAGAATCAACTTGTAGACATTCATTGATAACCATGACGACATTGTTCAACAAGATTTAGTTAGATGAAAAAACATTCACATACCCAATCCCCATTTCTCTGGGGtttcttttctcttctatttttttattttgaaacattCTTCACCTACACCCTTTTTTAGTTactttctattaaaaaaaaaaaaaaactttgtccttttttcctcttttatatGTTTGAAGATTCTTCTTGAAGCTCCTCACAAGGGAAAAATTTTCATGAATGCATGTGAATAAATAGATTTGCATGATATAAATACACAAAGATGACTTTAGAAACTCCAACATTTTGATCTCTAAGAATAGAGATCTAGTGATAGATATATAaatgtttgaaaatttatttatttattccaaaaaaaaaaaaaggtgaaggaATATTTATATATGCACACAAACCAGTTCTTTTGGGGCGACCATCATCATCAAATTTGGAAGAATGATCAATTCCTCCACCCATAGAAACATTAAAAGTGTCCTCCATTTTCAAGCTAGTACTCATTTTTGCCTTGTTTAAATACTAGTAGAAAATTGTTGGTCACATAAAGAGAAGTAGACAAGCCAAAGGCTATATATATAGAAAGACTACTGGACAGACAAGTTTCACAATAAAAACGATTCTAGTAGgggattttaatttttaatgatgTTATAAATTGGAATTATGACATGaacctctttttttattttttatgttgtaaaTGCGACAGCTGACTCCGGTCGTATTCagtcctatttttttttttactttgcttAGAATTCAGAGTCTAttaagtactccctccgtttcattttatttatctcaatttaacttgatacattaattaagaaaaataattaaaaatatgattaatttatcataatatttttatattaaatgatgttgacattttaatttgaagaaaaaataattaatgcaaagagtaaaacatggaaaaaaattgtctcttcttgatttgtgaaaaatacaagtaaaatgagaaatcaaattaaaaaatttgagataagtaaaatgggacggagggagtatttagtTTGTTCAGTTTTACTTACTTATATTTTGTGTTTCAAGAGTTAAATGTAtgaactttgatcaatatttagaAACTATTTTATGACTTTGATAAGcattttatattctttatcatattattaatatgaaaagaattattatatatagtatttttcatataattttaaaatatctttagtaaattttaaatttaaaatacttaattaattTTACCTAAATGATTCTTGTAAAGCAAAGCATGATAATTAAAATGAACCAAGGGGTGGTAtttataatttcagtaatatatatttGCATAGAAAAATTAGGAGCAatattttcctcttcttctttcttcgtCTTTTATATGTCAAATATTTCAATGTCAATTAGGGAAATGTGTCCAATTAAAATGAGATAGGAGAAGCACAAACATAGCCCTGGGATGTTATTCcttttattctaaaataaattattttttttggcttGAGTATATCCTTTAATAAATTATTCACTCCAAGAAAATTAA contains:
- the LOC107840162 gene encoding amino acid permease 6; this translates as MSTSLKMEDTFNVSMGGGIDHSSKFDDDGRPKRTGTVLTASAHIITAVIGSGVLSLAWATAQLGWIAGPVALVAFSAITWFNSLLLADCYRAPDGLRNYTYMDAVRAHLGGRKVQLCGLAQYGNLVGVTIGYAITTSISMGAIGRSNCFHKNGHDADCHESNNPFIIIFGVLQILLCQIPNFHRLSFLSIIAAVMSFAYSFIGLGLSIAMIAKEGVSGNTSLTGTTVGKDLSGTQKMWNTFSALGDIAFAYAFSNVLIEIQDTLKSHPPENKTMKKATFAGISVSTMFYTLCGLLGYAAFGNKAPGNFLTGFGFYEPFWLVDIANVCIVVHLFGAYQVFCQPIFGFVEGWSKQKWPESKFITKEYIINLWPLGLFNFNFYRLVWRTAYVVFTTILAMLLPFFNDFLGLLGAASFWPLTVYFPIQMYISQAKIPKNSFTWIWLNVLSFVCLIISLLAAAGSVQGLVKSVQKFKPFHSRS